From the Daucus carota subsp. sativus chromosome 8, DH1 v3.0, whole genome shotgun sequence genome, one window contains:
- the LOC108197067 gene encoding GATA transcription factor 1 — translation MESLGNPPFLLMDGDDIFNFPLDGEDGIDPGRRFSELEFAEEELEWLSNKDAFPAVETGLDIFTPHQNLQSPISVLENSSSSSNSNGSGTMSCCGALPVPISFPVHYPVRARSKRRRRRRREFPEFPVAVQQAGWWNQVNVRNVKQDFPKALPITGGSSIGRRCQHCQAEKTPQWRAGPMGPKTLCNACGVRYKSGRLVPEYRPANSPTFSSQVHSNSHRKIMEMRRHTLGDNMMVK, via the exons ATGGAGTCTCTTGGCAACCCACCTTTTTTATTGATGGACGGTGACGATATTTTCAACTTTCCTCTTGATGGTGAAGACGGGATTGACCCTGGCCGTCGATTTTCT GAACTGGAATTTGCAGAGGAGGAACTTGAGTGGTTATCGAACAAGGATGCCTTCCCGGCTGTCGAGACTGGGCTAGACATTTTTACGCCGCACCAGAATCTGCAGAGCCCGATATCGGTTCTTGAGAACAGCAGTAGCAGCAGCAATAGCAATGGCAGTGGGACGATGAGTTGTTGCGGGGCGCTTCCAGTTCCCATTAGCTTCCCTGTGCACTACCCGGTTCGTGCGCGTAGCAAACGTAGACGGAGAAGACGAAGGGAGTTCCCTGAGTTTCCAGTTGCGGTGCAGCAGGCTGGTTGGTGGAACCAGGTTAATGTCAGGAATGTGAAGCAGGATTTCCCCAAGGCGTTGCCGATAACGGGGGGCTCTTCTATTGGCAGGAGGTGCCAGCATTGCCAAGCTGAGAAGACCCCGCAGTGGCGGGCTGGACCCATGGGACCTAAAACTCTGTGTAATGCTTGTGGGGTGAGGTACAAGTCGGGGAGGCTCGTGCCAGAGTATCGTCCGGCTAATAGTCCGACGTTTTCGAGTCAGGTGCATTCGAATTCTCACCGCAAGATTATGGAGATGAGGAGGCATACTCTTGGTGATAACATGATGGTGAAATGA